CTACCATCATAGGCATACAGCGCGTAAGCCCGGCCGCCGAGCAGGTGCAGACGCAGCGGAAACAGCTGACTGGTGTGGTACGGGTACTTATCGTCGCGCTGGGCGGGAATGAACTTGGTGTGGCCGCACCGCAGCTGCACCATCAGCGGGGTGAGCATGGCGTAGTAGGCTTGCTCGCTCAGCGGGGCTTGGAGGCGGCCATACACGCTGTCGAAGAGGGCATCGAACCGGGCCTTGGGCGTGTAGCGGTACACGCCCGGGTGCACCTGCTCCAGGGCGGCGCGGAACAGGCGAAAGTCGGTCTGCTGCTGCTCGACGGTGAGCTGGCGCTGGGCGGGCTCATCTTGGCTGAATACCATTCGCGGGGCCCCGAGCAACAGAACCAGCAGCAGGGGCCAAATAGTCGTTTTCATAACGAAAGAGAAAGTGGTTGTCTGAAGCTGCAAACGTAGGCAGCCACACCAGGCGCGTCGTCCGACCCGGCGAATTCAGACCCCTATTTCCGACTGTTTGGCGTATTCCGACGGAGTCACACCCGTTATTTTCTTGAAAACGGCGTTAAAGGTAGCCTTGGAGTTGAAGCCCGCTTCCTCGGCTATTCCCAGGGTGCTGTAGTGGGCGTAGCGCGGGTCGCGGAGCAGGTGCTTCACCTCCTCCACCCGGTACTCATTCACGAAATCGTAAAAGTTTTTCCCGAGCTGCTCATTGAGCACTTGCGAGAGACGATGCTTGGGCAGCTCCAACTGCCGGGCCAGCTCCTGGATAGTAAGGCTATTCTGGCGGTAGGGCTTGTGCGCCCGCATAAAGGCGAGCAGGGCGTCGGCTACTTCCTGGGCCTGCTCCGGCGTCAGGGTCGACTTCTGGTACTTGGCCGCTGGCGCTGCCGTTGTATCCGGAGGCGCGGGCAGGGCCGCGGGGGTCGGCTCCAGTGCCACTACCAAGGCAGCCGCACCGACGTTTGGCCCCCCGGCGGCCGCACCTGGCGGAATATCCTGCTGGGCGGAGCTAAACAGCTCGGGTTGCGCCAGGGCCCGGTAGCCAATCCAATAAATGAGGCCAATGACGCCCAGGTAGTGGAAATGGTAGACGTTGCTGATCCAAGACAGGCCCCACTTGCGGCCGTAAAAGGCGGCCACCCCCACCAAGACGATGCCCAGGGTGAAAAGCAGAAACTGCCGCAGCCAGCGCAGACGCAGGCGGGTCAGGTCCGAAAACTCGTCGCGTATCCGCTGGCCGTGGCGTCGCAGCGCGTGTAGGGCGGCCAGCAGGTAACCGATATGTTCCAGGTTGAGCAATTGGTTTAGCCAGCCAAAGTCGTCGCGCGAGGCGGCCTGGAAGTCACGGAGGTAGGCTATTTTGGCGGCGGCCGGCTGCAGGTAATACGGCAGCAGATAAGCCAGCACCAAGGCGAAGGGCAGCAGGTGCCAGGCATCGGCGCGGCGCAAGCGGGGCGCGGGACTGGTGAGCTTGCGGGTAAACAAGTAAAGCAACGGCCCAAACAAGCTGGGCAGCAGCCAGCCGATCCGGCTCAGGTGCGGAAAGGCCAGAAAGAACTCCCGGGTGTCGAAGGCCACCAGCACCGACTGCGCCGACACGAGTAGCATTAGCAGGGCCAACAGCCGGTTAGCCAAGGGATTGGCGTGGCGGGTGGCCAGCAGCAAGGCCAGGCACAGCCCCTGCGTGGCGCCCCCCACCAATAGAATCTGCAGCGCGAAAATTGACATAACGGCCCTTAATTGAGCAGGAAAAATACGTTATGCCGCGCGAATTCGCGCTGCGCCTCCTTCAGTTTCCAACCAGCATTTACTGCACGATCAGGCGGGTAGTATGCGTCCCGACCCGCACCAGATACTGACCCGGAGCCACATGCTGCACGTCGAGGAGAGTAGTACCGGCCGGCCACTGCCGCACGAGTTGGCCCAGATACGTAAACAGCCCTACCGGGGCCGCCGTCGGGCGGTACCGCAGCTGCACCGGCTTGGAGCGGGCAGCGGGATTAGGAAATACGGCCAGCGCGCGGCCGGAGGCCTCCTGAGCAGACTCTACCGGCAGAGGCTGGCTGATATCGAACTTCAGGCCCCAGTAGTCGCCGTAGAGCAGGCCGCCCCGGCTGGGCTGGGTTTTGTCGCCCGTAGCGGTGGAGGTGGACATGCCTCCGAGCAGGTAGCTTCCGTCGGCAGCGGGTAGCATCTGCATCAGTCGCGCGTCCCCGTCGCCACCCCAGCGGTGCGTCCATTGCTGGGTGCCCTGGGCATCCAGCTTCACCACGCCATACATGGCAGCAGCTCCTAAACTGCCCCCGAGCAGGCAGCCACCGTCAGTGGTAGGCAGCAGGCAGTTGAGCAGGTCTTCCTGGGGCGTGCCCACGGTCCGGTCCCAGAGCTTGGTGCCCTGCCCATCGGTTTTCACAACCCAGTAGTCCCAGCTGCCCAGTTGGGGCTGGGTTTTGTCGCCGCCGGCCGCGGAGGCGCAACGGCCGGCCAGCAGCACACTGCCATCGGCGCTTAGGCGCATATCAGACAGGTAGTCGCTGCCAGCGCCGCCGAAGGTCCGGTCCCAGAGCTTACGGCCCTGAGCATCGGTTTTTACCAGCCAGTAATCCCAGTTGCCTTGGCTCGCCTGCGTTTTATGGCCCGAAACGCCTGATTTGGAAGAGCCCCCGAGCAGGTAGCTGCCGTCGGCCAGCACCTGCACGCTGGCCAGCACCTCGGCGGCGCTGCCCCCGTAGGTTTGGTCCCACTGCTTGGTACCCTGGGCATCGACTTTCACCAGCCAAAAGTCGTTGCCACCCTGGCTGGCCTGGGTTTT
Above is a genomic segment from Hymenobacter cellulosivorans containing:
- a CDS encoding helix-turn-helix domain-containing protein; this translates as MSIFALQILLVGGATQGLCLALLLATRHANPLANRLLALLMLLVSAQSVLVAFDTREFFLAFPHLSRIGWLLPSLFGPLLYLFTRKLTSPAPRLRRADAWHLLPFALVLAYLLPYYLQPAAAKIAYLRDFQAASRDDFGWLNQLLNLEHIGYLLAALHALRRHGQRIRDEFSDLTRLRLRWLRQFLLFTLGIVLVGVAAFYGRKWGLSWISNVYHFHYLGVIGLIYWIGYRALAQPELFSSAQQDIPPGAAAGGPNVGAAALVVALEPTPAALPAPPDTTAAPAAKYQKSTLTPEQAQEVADALLAFMRAHKPYRQNSLTIQELARQLELPKHRLSQVLNEQLGKNFYDFVNEYRVEEVKHLLRDPRYAHYSTLGIAEEAGFNSKATFNAVFKKITGVTPSEYAKQSEIGV
- a CDS encoding T9SS type A sorting domain-containing protein; the encoded protein is MKFSFALLAGSLLLATSALAQIPTKQWDVTVGGSDEERFANMQPTPDGGYILVGTSVSPASGDKSQDNQGGEDIWVVKLDANRTKQWDRTLGGTSYDGAQRVLPTADGGYLIGGYSNSPISGDKTQPSQGDTDFWLIKLNAQGHKLWDRSFGGTGDDNLLSLVPTPDGGFLAGGSSNSPVSGQKTQASQGGNDFWLVKVDAQGTKQWDQTYGGSAAEVLASVQVLADGSYLLGGSSKSGVSGHKTQASQGNWDYWLVKTDAQGRKLWDRTFGGAGSDYLSDMRLSADGSVLLAGRCASAAGGDKTQPQLGSWDYWVVKTDGQGTKLWDRTVGTPQEDLLNCLLPTTDGGCLLGGSLGAAAMYGVVKLDAQGTQQWTHRWGGDGDARLMQMLPAADGSYLLGGMSTSTATGDKTQPSRGGLLYGDYWGLKFDISQPLPVESAQEASGRALAVFPNPAARSKPVQLRYRPTAAPVGLFTYLGQLVRQWPAGTTLLDVQHVAPGQYLVRVGTHTTRLIVQ